One segment of Stenotrophomonas sp. SAU14A_NAIMI4_8 DNA contains the following:
- a CDS encoding pseudouridine synthase, which translates to MLIAFNKPFNVLCQFTDRSVPPRPTLAGFGLPPRVYAAGRLDHDSEGLLLLTDNGTLAHKLTDPRHKADKTYWVQVEGTPSDEQLQQLRDGVVLNDGPTLPAKIERLDPAPALWLRDPPVRFRKTVPDSWLAITIREGRNRQVRRMTAAVNLPTLRLVRVAMGPYRLDDLQPGQWRQIG; encoded by the coding sequence ATGCTGATCGCCTTCAACAAGCCCTTCAACGTGCTCTGCCAGTTCACCGACCGCAGCGTGCCGCCGCGGCCGACCCTGGCCGGGTTCGGCCTGCCGCCGCGCGTGTATGCCGCCGGCCGCCTGGACCATGACAGCGAGGGCCTGCTGCTGCTGACCGACAACGGCACGCTGGCACACAAGCTCACCGACCCGCGGCACAAGGCCGACAAGACCTACTGGGTGCAGGTGGAAGGCACGCCCAGCGACGAGCAGCTGCAGCAGCTGCGTGACGGCGTGGTACTGAATGACGGGCCGACTCTGCCGGCGAAGATCGAGCGCCTCGATCCGGCGCCGGCGCTGTGGCTGCGCGATCCGCCGGTGCGGTTCCGCAAGACCGTGCCCGACAGCTGGCTGGCCATCACCATTCGCGAGGGCCGCAACCGCCAGGTGCGGCGCATGACGGCCGCGGTGAACCTGCCGACCCTGCGCCTGGTGCGCGTGGCGATGGGCCCGTACCGGCTGGACGACCTGCAGCCGGGGCAGTGGCGGCAGATCGGCTGA
- a CDS encoding class I SAM-dependent methyltransferase — MNAVSSLRGCRLLLASALLVAVPAIAAPAAVVAPAKIQVSPALEAAIKAPTRDANNVKRDGYRHPAQTLAFFTVAPEKTVIEITPGNGWYSEILAPLLRDKGHYIAAVVDPQAVAEGRGRDYQQRSRDGLEKKFAGAPAQFDKIAVVAYDPAKPVFGPAASADVVLTFRNVHNWRKAGQAQGMFQGFFNVLKPGGVLGVVEHRAKADVADDDDTGYVGQQQVIAMAEAAGFKLDARTEVNANPRDTKDHPNGVWTLPPTNQHDKADDAKYQAIGESDRMTLRFVKP, encoded by the coding sequence ATGAATGCTGTTTCGTCCCTGCGTGGTTGCCGCCTGCTGCTTGCTTCGGCGCTGCTGGTAGCGGTTCCCGCCATCGCCGCGCCCGCTGCCGTCGTGGCGCCGGCCAAGATCCAGGTATCGCCGGCACTGGAAGCTGCGATCAAGGCGCCTACCCGCGATGCCAACAACGTAAAGCGTGACGGATACCGTCATCCTGCGCAGACGCTGGCGTTCTTCACCGTGGCACCGGAAAAGACCGTCATCGAAATCACCCCCGGCAACGGCTGGTACTCGGAAATCCTGGCGCCGCTGCTGCGCGACAAGGGCCATTACATTGCCGCGGTGGTCGATCCGCAGGCGGTGGCTGAAGGGCGTGGCCGCGATTACCAGCAGCGTAGCCGTGACGGCCTGGAAAAGAAGTTCGCCGGCGCCCCGGCGCAGTTCGACAAGATCGCCGTGGTGGCCTACGACCCGGCCAAGCCGGTGTTCGGCCCGGCCGCTTCGGCCGATGTGGTGCTGACCTTCCGCAACGTGCACAACTGGCGCAAGGCCGGCCAGGCGCAGGGCATGTTCCAGGGCTTCTTCAACGTGCTCAAGCCGGGCGGCGTGCTGGGCGTGGTCGAGCACCGTGCCAAGGCCGACGTGGCCGACGACGATGACACCGGCTATGTGGGCCAGCAGCAGGTGATCGCCATGGCCGAGGCCGCCGGCTTCAAGCTGGACGCGCGTACCGAAGTGAATGCGAACCCGCGCGATACCAAGGACCACCCCAATGGCGTGTGGACCCTGCCGCCGACCAACCAGCATGACAAGGCCGACGACGCCAAGTACCAGGCCATCGGTGAAAGCGACCGCATGACCCTGCGTTTCGTGAAGCCGTAA
- a CDS encoding aldo/keto reductase: protein MTATRELGRSGLHVRPLAFGGNVFGWSADEKASFALLDAFVDAGFNLVDTADVYSAWVPGNQGGESETLIGKWFARSGKRDKVILATKVAKWAERPGLTPDNINAAVEDSLRRLQTDVIDLYQAHEDDESTPLEATLAAFGRLIEAGKVRAIGASNYSATRLADALKVSSDYKLPRYETLQPEYNLYDRAGYETELEPLVQREQIGVIGYYALASGFLSGKYRTAADAAKSPARGEMVVKRYLNPRGLRILQALDDVASKHNASAAQIALAWQIARPSITAPIVSATSVEQLHDLLAAANLGLSVQDIAQLDAASAEG from the coding sequence ATGACGGCAACCCGCGAACTCGGCCGTTCCGGCCTGCATGTACGTCCGCTCGCCTTCGGCGGCAATGTGTTCGGTTGGAGCGCCGATGAAAAGGCCAGCTTCGCCCTGCTCGATGCCTTCGTCGATGCCGGCTTCAACCTGGTCGATACCGCCGATGTGTATTCGGCGTGGGTACCGGGCAACCAGGGCGGTGAATCGGAAACGCTGATCGGCAAGTGGTTCGCGCGCAGCGGCAAGCGTGACAAGGTCATCCTGGCGACCAAGGTGGCCAAGTGGGCCGAGCGCCCGGGCCTGACCCCGGACAACATCAACGCGGCGGTGGAAGATTCGCTGCGCCGCCTGCAGACCGATGTGATCGATCTGTACCAGGCCCACGAAGACGATGAATCCACCCCGCTGGAAGCCACCCTGGCCGCGTTCGGCCGGCTGATCGAGGCCGGCAAGGTGCGCGCCATCGGGGCGTCCAACTACAGCGCCACGCGCCTGGCCGATGCGCTGAAGGTATCCAGCGATTACAAGCTGCCGCGCTACGAAACCCTGCAGCCGGAATACAACCTGTACGACCGCGCCGGCTATGAAACCGAACTGGAGCCGCTGGTGCAGCGCGAACAGATCGGCGTGATCGGCTACTACGCGCTGGCCAGCGGCTTCCTGAGCGGCAAGTACCGCACCGCCGCCGATGCGGCCAAGAGCCCGGCGCGTGGCGAGATGGTGGTCAAGCGCTATCTGAACCCGCGCGGCCTGCGCATCCTGCAGGCGCTGGATGATGTGGCCAGCAAGCACAACGCCAGTGCCGCACAGATTGCACTGGCCTGGCAGATCGCACGGCCGTCGATCACCGCGCCGATTGTCAGCGCCACCAGCGTTGAACAGCTGCACGATCTGCTGGCCGCGGCCAACCTTGGCCTGAGCGTGCAGGACATTGCGCAGCTGGATGCCGCCAGCGCGGAAGGCTGA
- a CDS encoding RtcB family protein codes for MDIQHNYQWLHAEGSTPIKGWVDGVPLEAEAHAQLRNIAAIPFVGPWVAVMPDVHLGKGATVGSVIPTRGAIIPAAVGVDIGCGMAAVRTTLRANDLPDDLRQLRSGIERSVPVGNGRGGEHQRLPDSIGTRLVQSGLAAGLERIKEKHRKIRTDKLDCQLGTLGGGNHFIELCLDETDAVWVMLHSGSRGTGNLIGTYFIEQARHELERRVLGFHLPDKDLAFFMEGEPLFDDYVQAVSWAQDYARQNREAMMARVLAEMRQRLPKFKLAAMAVNCHHNYVQKESHAGQELLVTRKGAVSARAGELGIIPGSMGTRSYIVRGKGNADSFHSCSHGAGRVMSRGAARQQITLAQHREATAHVECRKDSGVLDESPAAYKSIDDVMAAQRDLVEVVHTLRQVLCVKG; via the coding sequence ATGGACATTCAACACAATTATCAATGGCTGCATGCCGAAGGCAGCACGCCGATCAAGGGCTGGGTGGACGGCGTTCCGCTGGAAGCCGAGGCCCACGCGCAGCTGCGCAACATCGCCGCGATCCCGTTCGTCGGGCCGTGGGTGGCGGTCATGCCCGACGTACACCTGGGCAAGGGCGCAACCGTCGGCTCGGTCATCCCCACCCGGGGCGCGATCATTCCGGCCGCGGTGGGCGTGGACATCGGCTGTGGCATGGCCGCGGTACGCACCACGCTGCGCGCCAACGACCTGCCCGATGACCTGCGCCAACTGCGCAGCGGCATCGAGCGCAGTGTGCCGGTCGGCAACGGCCGTGGCGGCGAACACCAGCGGCTGCCCGACAGCATCGGCACCCGGCTGGTGCAGTCGGGGCTGGCCGCGGGGCTGGAGCGCATCAAGGAAAAGCACCGGAAGATCCGTACCGACAAGCTGGATTGCCAGCTGGGCACGCTGGGCGGTGGCAACCATTTCATCGAACTCTGCCTCGATGAAACCGATGCGGTGTGGGTGATGCTGCACAGCGGCTCGCGCGGCACCGGCAACCTGATCGGCACCTACTTCATCGAACAGGCGCGGCATGAACTGGAGCGCCGCGTGCTCGGCTTCCATCTGCCCGACAAAGACCTTGCGTTCTTCATGGAAGGCGAACCGCTGTTCGACGATTACGTGCAGGCGGTGTCGTGGGCGCAGGACTACGCACGGCAGAACCGCGAAGCGATGATGGCGCGCGTGCTGGCCGAGATGCGCCAGCGCCTGCCGAAGTTCAAGCTGGCGGCGATGGCGGTGAACTGCCACCACAACTACGTGCAGAAGGAATCGCACGCCGGGCAGGAACTGCTGGTGACGCGCAAGGGTGCCGTCAGCGCCCGTGCCGGCGAACTGGGCATCATTCCCGGCAGCATGGGCACGCGCAGCTACATCGTGCGCGGCAAGGGCAACGCGGACAGCTTCCACAGCTGCAGCCACGGTGCCGGCCGGGTGATGAGCCGGGGTGCGGCGCGCCAGCAGATCACCCTGGCCCAGCACCGCGAAGCCACCGCGCACGTGGAGTGCCGCAAGGACAGCGGCGTGCTGGATGAATCACCGGCGGCGTACAAGTCGATCGATGATGTGATGGCCGCGCAGCGGGACCTGGTGGAAGTGGTGCACACGCTGCGCCAGGTGCTGTGCGTGAAGGGCTGA
- a CDS encoding NAD(P)/FAD-dependent oxidoreductase, whose translation MNPDVIIVGGSYAGIAAGLILARARRPITVIDSGLPRNRFASHSHGVPGQDGISGAELLKNARQQLLDYPTVRWLQGEAVDAQAGADGVQVRTADGQVLAARKLLLATGIADQVPDLPGLAERWGSTVLHCPYCHGYEVGGGAIGLLGGHPLSAGKAPLFAEWGNVTFYSQGLPISDDERAAMQQRNVQVEDTPVLGVRGDQDTWLEVELADGRRIAQRALFVAAPQAMATPLVQQLGCALVEHPLGVLVQVDAMKQTSVANVYAAGDATTVGNITLAMAEGVRAGIGVHHALVGEDSSGVGAGVGSLSQKGL comes from the coding sequence ATGAATCCTGATGTCATCATCGTCGGCGGCAGCTACGCCGGCATCGCCGCCGGCCTGATCCTGGCGCGCGCACGGCGCCCGATCACCGTCATCGACAGCGGCCTGCCGCGCAACCGCTTCGCCAGCCACTCGCACGGCGTGCCGGGGCAGGACGGCATCAGCGGTGCCGAGCTGCTGAAGAACGCGCGCCAGCAGCTGCTGGATTACCCCACCGTGCGCTGGCTGCAGGGTGAAGCGGTGGATGCGCAGGCCGGCGCCGATGGCGTGCAGGTGCGCACTGCCGATGGACAGGTACTGGCCGCGCGCAAGCTGCTGCTGGCCACCGGCATCGCCGACCAGGTGCCGGATCTGCCGGGCCTGGCCGAGCGCTGGGGCAGCACCGTACTGCACTGCCCGTACTGCCATGGCTACGAGGTGGGCGGCGGGGCCATCGGCCTGCTGGGTGGCCACCCGCTGTCGGCAGGCAAGGCGCCGCTGTTCGCCGAATGGGGCAACGTGACGTTCTACAGCCAGGGCCTGCCGATCAGCGACGACGAGCGCGCGGCCATGCAGCAGCGCAACGTGCAGGTGGAAGACACGCCGGTGTTGGGCGTGCGCGGCGATCAGGACACGTGGCTGGAAGTGGAGCTGGCCGATGGCCGCCGCATTGCCCAGCGTGCGCTGTTCGTGGCCGCACCGCAGGCGATGGCGACGCCGCTGGTCCAGCAGCTGGGCTGCGCGCTGGTGGAACACCCGCTGGGCGTACTGGTGCAGGTGGATGCGATGAAGCAGACCAGCGTGGCGAACGTGTACGCCGCCGGCGATGCCACCACGGTGGGCAACATCACCCTGGCGATGGCCGAAGGCGTGCGCGCCGGCATCGGCGTCCACCACGCCCTGGTGGGCGAAGACAGCAGTGGGGTCGGAGCCGGGGTCGGATCCCTTTCGCAGAAAGGGCTCTGA
- a CDS encoding Rrf2 family transcriptional regulator — MKSANPLSDALHVMAHLVGQPGPRTSEQLAACLPTHPVVIRRLLAQLHKAGLVHSSRGHGGGSQLARDAAAITLHDVYVAVGSPPLVQVGTRDSGGGCPIQQLVNQALLDGAREAQRLLEARLQASTLDQLGADFARHLAHHRSLEGSHES, encoded by the coding sequence ATGAAGTCCGCCAATCCATTGTCCGACGCACTGCATGTCATGGCCCACCTGGTCGGCCAGCCGGGCCCGCGTACCTCCGAACAACTGGCCGCGTGCCTGCCCACCCACCCGGTGGTGATCCGCCGCCTGCTGGCGCAGCTGCACAAGGCTGGCCTGGTGCACAGCAGCCGCGGCCACGGCGGTGGCAGCCAGTTGGCCCGCGACGCGGCCGCGATCACCCTGCACGACGTCTACGTGGCGGTGGGCTCACCGCCACTGGTGCAGGTCGGTACGCGTGACAGCGGCGGCGGCTGCCCGATCCAGCAGCTGGTCAACCAGGCGCTGCTGGACGGCGCGCGCGAGGCCCAGCGCCTGCTGGAAGCCCGGCTGCAGGCCAGCACGCTGGACCAGCTGGGCGCCGACTTTGCCCGTCACCTTGCCCATCACCGTTCCCTGGAAGGCTCCCATGAATCCTGA
- a CDS encoding methyl-accepting chemotaxis protein has protein sequence MNVSSAAPRLQSKLLGAVSVGLAVVLLCALAGLATAWLKLSTEVPPEVALSRDAERLQREFRSQVQEWKNVLLRGHDDALRQRHLDAFDSEGRVVAELAQRVAASPDARTRTLAQAFSAQHTQLQQAYHGALQAFAEAQYDPAAGDTLVRGKDRPVAAALDALGDHTAKVAEAAVAARSQAARHMLVVSGGLTIGAAIALLLALGWWLRRAVVQPVLAVEAAARAVAAGDLDHAVQVRSRDEIGRLAQAMQAVQNTLRGVLAAQAGMAEQHEAGTISHRMDASAFPGAYGRMVADTNALVDAHIQVKMRAIAIMGRYAIGDLSQDMERLPGEKVVITQALDAVKANLGAINGQIRGLAEAAAAGDFSQRGDSSRFQHDFRSMVEGLNRLMQTTEHNLGEVSSMLRAIADGRLGARMHGDFQGVFARIAGDANTTAAQLATIVTAIKHTSGSIHSAAAEIAAGNNDLSRRTEQQAANLEETAASMEELTSTVRQNAEHARQANQLAIGAHGVASQGGAVVGQVVATMDAIEASSRQIAEIISVIDGIAFQTNILALNAAVEAARAGDQGRGFAVVASEVRTLAQRSAGAAKEIKALIEASVEQVGQGTQHVRQAGNTMAEIVASVQRVTDIMAEISAASQEQSAGIEQVSQTVIQMDGTTQQNAALVEEASAAARSLEQQADRLIDAVDVFDLSSDAATKEALARAA, from the coding sequence ATGAACGTGTCGTCCGCTGCGCCGCGACTGCAGTCCAAGTTGCTCGGTGCCGTCTCTGTTGGTCTGGCTGTCGTACTGCTGTGTGCCCTGGCCGGTCTGGCCACGGCCTGGCTGAAGTTGTCCACCGAAGTGCCGCCGGAGGTCGCGCTCAGCCGCGATGCCGAGCGCCTGCAACGCGAGTTCCGCAGCCAGGTGCAGGAGTGGAAGAACGTGCTGCTGCGCGGCCACGACGACGCGCTGCGGCAGCGCCATCTGGATGCCTTCGACAGCGAGGGCCGCGTGGTGGCCGAGCTGGCGCAGCGTGTGGCGGCCAGCCCCGATGCGCGTACGCGCACGTTGGCGCAGGCCTTCAGCGCGCAGCACACGCAGCTGCAGCAGGCCTACCACGGTGCGCTGCAGGCCTTTGCCGAGGCCCAGTACGACCCGGCCGCCGGTGACACTCTGGTGCGCGGCAAGGACCGCCCGGTCGCCGCCGCGCTGGATGCGCTGGGTGACCACACGGCCAAGGTAGCCGAGGCCGCGGTGGCTGCGCGTTCGCAGGCGGCGCGGCACATGCTGGTGGTCAGCGGTGGCCTGACGATAGGCGCTGCCATCGCCCTGCTGCTGGCCCTGGGCTGGTGGCTGCGGCGCGCAGTGGTGCAACCGGTGCTGGCGGTGGAAGCCGCCGCACGCGCGGTCGCCGCTGGCGATCTGGACCATGCGGTGCAGGTCCGCAGCCGCGACGAGATCGGCCGCCTGGCTCAGGCCATGCAGGCCGTGCAGAACACCCTGCGTGGCGTGCTGGCCGCACAGGCCGGCATGGCCGAGCAGCACGAGGCCGGCACCATCAGCCACCGCATGGATGCCAGCGCTTTCCCTGGCGCTTACGGGCGCATGGTGGCCGACACCAATGCACTGGTGGACGCACACATCCAGGTAAAGATGCGAGCCATCGCCATCATGGGGCGCTATGCCATTGGCGATCTGAGCCAGGACATGGAACGCCTGCCGGGCGAAAAGGTGGTGATCACCCAGGCCCTGGATGCAGTGAAAGCGAACCTGGGCGCGATCAACGGGCAGATCCGCGGCCTGGCCGAAGCTGCGGCGGCAGGTGATTTCAGCCAGCGCGGCGACAGCAGCCGTTTCCAGCACGACTTCCGCAGCATGGTGGAAGGTCTGAACCGCCTGATGCAGACCACCGAGCACAACCTGGGCGAGGTCTCCAGCATGCTGCGCGCCATCGCCGATGGTCGCCTGGGTGCGCGCATGCACGGCGATTTCCAGGGCGTGTTCGCCCGCATTGCCGGCGATGCCAATACCACCGCCGCACAGCTGGCCACCATCGTCACCGCCATCAAGCACACCTCGGGCAGCATCCACAGCGCGGCGGCGGAAATTGCCGCAGGCAACAACGATCTGTCACGGCGCACCGAGCAGCAGGCTGCGAACCTTGAAGAGACCGCTGCCTCGATGGAAGAACTGACCTCGACCGTGCGGCAGAACGCCGAACACGCACGCCAGGCCAATCAACTGGCGATCGGCGCACATGGCGTGGCCTCGCAGGGCGGCGCGGTGGTCGGCCAGGTGGTGGCAACCATGGATGCAATCGAAGCGTCGTCACGGCAGATCGCCGAGATCATCAGCGTGATCGACGGCATTGCGTTCCAGACCAATATCCTGGCGCTGAACGCAGCGGTGGAAGCGGCGCGCGCGGGCGACCAGGGCCGTGGCTTTGCGGTGGTGGCCAGTGAAGTACGTACGCTGGCACAGCGCTCGGCCGGCGCCGCCAAGGAGATCAAGGCGCTGATCGAAGCATCGGTGGAACAGGTCGGCCAGGGCACGCAGCACGTGCGCCAGGCCGGCAACACGATGGCCGAAATCGTGGCGTCGGTGCAGCGGGTGACCGACATCATGGCCGAGATTTCCGCCGCGTCGCAGGAACAGAGCGCGGGCATCGAACAGGTCAGCCAGACGGTGATCCAGATGGATGGCACCACCCAGCAGAACGCGGCGCTGGTGGAAGAAGCCAGTGCCGCAGCACGCAGCCTGGAACAGCAGGCCGACCGCTTGATCGACGCGGTGGATGTGTTCGATCTGTCGAGCGACGCTGCGACGAAGGAAGCGTTGGCGCGCGCGGCGTGA